A single genomic interval of Amycolatopsis albispora harbors:
- the rdgB gene encoding RdgB/HAM1 family non-canonical purine NTP pyrophosphatase, whose protein sequence is MSRLLVASRNAKKLGELRRILDAEGLGGIEVLGLGDLPEFPEAPETGATFEENALAKARDAAAATGLPSVADDSGLAVDALNGMPGVLSARWSGRHGDDQANLDLVLAQLSDTPDERRGAAFVCTTALVVPGGEETVVRGEWRGTLLREERGTNGFGYDPIFVPEGGTRTSAELEPSEKDAQSHRGRALRALLPHLRALA, encoded by the coding sequence GTGAGCAGGCTGCTGGTCGCCTCGCGCAACGCCAAGAAGCTCGGGGAGCTGCGCCGGATCCTCGACGCCGAAGGGCTCGGCGGCATCGAGGTGCTCGGCCTCGGTGACCTGCCGGAGTTCCCGGAAGCGCCGGAAACCGGTGCCACCTTCGAGGAGAACGCACTCGCCAAGGCTCGCGACGCCGCGGCGGCCACCGGGCTGCCCTCGGTCGCCGACGACTCCGGCCTGGCGGTGGACGCGCTCAACGGCATGCCCGGCGTGCTCTCCGCGCGCTGGTCCGGCAGGCACGGTGACGACCAGGCGAACCTGGACCTGGTGCTGGCGCAGCTGTCGGACACCCCGGACGAGCGCCGGGGCGCGGCCTTCGTCTGCACGACGGCGCTGGTGGTCCCGGGCGGCGAGGAGACCGTAGTGCGCGGCGAATGGCGCGGCACGCTGCTGCGGGAAGAGCGCGGTACCAACGGTTTCGGCTACGACCCGATCTTCGTCCCGGAGGGCGGCACGCGGACGTCGGCGGAACTGGAACCGTCCGAAAAGGACGCCCAGTCCCACCGGGGCCGGGCGTTGCGGGCACTGCTGCCGCACCTGCGCGCGCTGGCCTAG
- the bcp gene encoding thioredoxin-dependent thiol peroxidase has translation MSERLTPGDAAPDFTLPDSAGNKVSLSDFRGQYVIVYFYPAAGTPGCTKQACDFRDNLAELNNAGYQVLGISPDKPEKLAKFVEAESLTFPLLADPDKTVLTEWAAFGEKKNYGRVVQGVIRSTFVVDPEGKIANAFYNVRATGHVAKLIRDLGVSA, from the coding sequence ATGAGCGAGCGACTTACCCCCGGCGACGCGGCCCCCGACTTCACCCTGCCCGACAGCGCGGGCAACAAGGTGTCGCTGTCGGACTTCCGCGGGCAGTACGTGATCGTCTACTTCTACCCCGCCGCCGGCACCCCTGGCTGCACCAAGCAGGCCTGCGACTTCCGCGACAACCTCGCCGAGCTGAACAACGCGGGGTACCAGGTGCTCGGCATTTCGCCCGACAAGCCGGAGAAGCTCGCGAAGTTCGTCGAGGCCGAGTCGCTGACCTTCCCGCTGCTCGCCGACCCGGACAAGACCGTGCTCACCGAGTGGGCCGCGTTCGGGGAGAAGAAGAACTACGGCCGCGTCGTGCAGGGCGTGATCCGGTCCACCTTCGTGGTCGATCCCGAGGGCAAGATCGCGAACGCGTTCTACAACGTGCGTGCCACCGGGCACGTGGCGAAGCTGATCAGGGACCTGGGCGTCTCCGCCTGA
- the murI gene encoding glutamate racemase — protein sequence MTDSRAPIGVFDSGVGGLTVARAIVDQLPGEQLRYVGDTAHNPYGPLPIARARELALAALDDLVDSGVKALVIACNTASAACLRDARERYDVPVVEVVLPAVRRAVAATHTGRIGVIGTEGTIRSRAYEDAFAAAKDVRVTSVACPRFVDFVERGVTSGRQVLGLAQGYLDPLLRAEVDTLVLGCTHYPLLTGVLQIVMGQEVTLVSSAEETAKDVVRVLTELDLLAEREPGEPPRHEFTATGSAEPFTRLAQRFMGFTPGVFSAMSG from the coding sequence GTGACCGATTCCCGTGCTCCCATCGGCGTGTTCGATTCCGGCGTCGGCGGGCTCACGGTGGCCAGGGCGATCGTCGACCAGCTGCCCGGCGAGCAGCTCCGGTACGTCGGCGACACCGCGCACAACCCGTACGGCCCGCTGCCCATCGCCAGGGCGCGGGAGCTGGCGCTGGCCGCGCTCGACGACCTGGTTGACAGCGGGGTCAAGGCGCTGGTGATCGCCTGCAACACCGCGTCGGCCGCCTGCCTGCGTGACGCGCGTGAGCGGTACGACGTGCCGGTGGTCGAGGTGGTGCTCCCGGCGGTGCGGCGCGCGGTGGCCGCCACGCACACGGGCCGCATCGGCGTGATCGGCACCGAAGGCACCATCCGCTCGCGCGCCTACGAGGACGCCTTCGCCGCGGCCAAGGACGTCCGGGTGACCAGCGTCGCGTGCCCGCGGTTCGTCGACTTCGTCGAGCGCGGCGTGACCTCCGGCCGTCAGGTGCTGGGCCTGGCCCAGGGCTATCTGGACCCGCTTCTGCGGGCGGAAGTCGACACGCTGGTGCTCGGCTGCACGCACTACCCGCTGCTCACCGGGGTGCTGCAGATCGTGATGGGGCAGGAGGTCACGCTGGTCTCCAGCGCCGAGGAGACGGCCAAGGACGTGGTGCGCGTGCTGACCGAACTGGACCTGCTCGCCGAGCGCGAGCCGGGCGAGCCGCCGCGCCACGAGTTCACCGCCACCGGTTCCGCCGAGCCCTTCACCCGGCTGGCCCAGCGTTTCATGGGATTCACCCCGGGTGTGTTCTCGGCCATGAGCGGTTAG
- a CDS encoding NACHT domain-containing protein produces the protein MAGLEAAALKLGGSVAQHAARFWLQRRRAKFDRSASLAELAEHELGGPLKRRNLDHLVDRVETLVAEQLAPVLDSRFAALPDNEVEAAVLAVTDVLRQVDLSDEALLAADADPEALARRVREQFAGRPAEVALAERAWPLYELALDQSCRHLVQVVRYLPAFQPAALAEVLSRLSRLEELLTTTPVTTLLAPRGTDHDAEFRQVYLRALANSLDRLELLGLPADEQPRLPLTVAYLSLRVSTPTPAERRDDEHEKPWRGEMPVEWAVGRSNRTLLRGEAGSGKTTLLHWLAVTAARGEFRGELHGWAGLVPFVVRLRTFAGRSLPAPEEFVAHGTSAIAGLMPGGWAHRVLRSGAILLVDGVDEVPAARRREVKAWLRELLDAYPAVKVVVTARPAAADHRWLSDEGFSAVVLDPMGPTNVRAFLRRWHDAAESAGVAADDVEKAHRRLSAQLERTHLRELAASPLLCAMLCALNLSHRASLPTSRMDLYAKALAMLLHLRDTERGLAGLLGDAEKRVLLRDLAWRLTLANRVELARDEALRHLTAKLPAMPNVTADPEALLAHLLERSGVLREPVPGRVDFVHRTFQEYLAADEAVQQHHIPTLVAHAHLDTWRETVVMACGHATARQAGELVDGLLERATSERRRARRLRLLAAACLETVRDIDPATHARVDAALRKLVPPRDLRETASLATVGHRVLKHLPTDISGLSDAKAAATVRVAALTGDAAALRLLAGYAQDSRSVVQNELQDGWQFFEPEQYADEVLADSPLRNGWLIVRSLKCLPYVRRLRHLTQLSVYTDPPEDFGDLGELPQLDDLMFFGDPDRPIDLRWLRDYPQLTRLRVYRAHHFTGLATLAELPALKQLGLSQQLPWADLDFLRHTPRVWWLSLDDTGTLPDLDALHGLPELRHLVLTRYSGECLAATTPLSGLTDLALFDQEPELAAVPTTFPALNTLSIRPVGRADLSPLRELPLRWLFLREHDGVDVSVLHPDTRVELL, from the coding sequence GTGGCGGGCCTCGAAGCCGCGGCGCTGAAGCTGGGTGGCTCGGTCGCCCAGCACGCCGCCCGGTTCTGGCTCCAGCGCCGCCGGGCGAAGTTCGACCGATCCGCGAGCCTCGCCGAGCTGGCCGAGCACGAGCTGGGCGGCCCGCTCAAGCGCCGGAACCTGGACCATCTGGTCGACCGCGTCGAAACGCTGGTCGCCGAGCAGCTGGCGCCGGTGCTGGACAGCCGGTTCGCCGCGTTGCCGGACAACGAAGTCGAAGCCGCCGTGCTCGCGGTGACCGACGTGCTCCGGCAGGTCGACCTCTCCGACGAAGCGCTGCTCGCCGCCGACGCGGACCCGGAGGCGCTGGCGCGCCGCGTGCGCGAGCAGTTCGCCGGCCGGCCCGCCGAGGTCGCGCTGGCCGAACGGGCGTGGCCGCTGTACGAGCTGGCGCTCGACCAGTCGTGCCGCCACCTGGTGCAGGTGGTGCGCTACCTGCCCGCGTTCCAGCCCGCCGCGCTGGCCGAGGTGCTGTCGCGGCTGAGCAGGCTGGAGGAACTGCTCACCACCACCCCGGTCACCACGCTGCTCGCGCCACGCGGCACCGATCACGACGCCGAGTTCCGGCAGGTCTACCTGCGTGCGCTGGCGAACTCGCTCGACCGGCTGGAGCTGCTGGGCCTGCCCGCCGACGAACAGCCGCGCCTGCCGCTGACCGTCGCCTACCTGAGCCTGCGCGTGTCCACCCCGACCCCGGCCGAGCGGCGCGACGACGAGCACGAAAAGCCGTGGCGGGGCGAGATGCCGGTCGAATGGGCCGTCGGCCGCAGCAACCGCACGCTTCTGCGGGGAGAAGCGGGTTCGGGCAAAACGACGCTGCTGCACTGGCTGGCGGTGACCGCGGCCCGCGGCGAGTTCCGCGGTGAGCTGCACGGCTGGGCCGGGCTGGTGCCGTTTGTGGTCCGGCTGCGGACTTTCGCGGGCAGAAGCCTGCCCGCGCCGGAGGAGTTCGTCGCGCACGGGACGAGCGCGATCGCCGGGCTGATGCCGGGCGGCTGGGCGCACCGGGTGCTGCGCTCCGGCGCGATCCTGCTGGTCGACGGCGTGGACGAGGTGCCGGCCGCCCGCCGTCGCGAGGTGAAGGCGTGGCTGCGCGAGCTGCTCGACGCCTATCCCGCGGTCAAGGTGGTGGTCACCGCGCGACCGGCGGCGGCCGACCACCGCTGGCTGTCCGACGAGGGCTTCTCCGCGGTGGTGCTCGACCCGATGGGACCGACGAACGTCCGCGCCTTCCTCCGCCGCTGGCACGACGCCGCCGAGTCCGCTGGAGTCGCGGCCGACGACGTGGAGAAGGCACACCGCCGCCTGAGCGCCCAGCTGGAGCGCACGCACCTGCGTGAGCTGGCCGCGAGCCCGCTGCTGTGCGCGATGTTGTGCGCGCTGAACCTTTCGCACCGCGCGAGCCTGCCGACCAGCCGGATGGACCTGTACGCCAAGGCGCTGGCGATGCTGCTGCACCTGCGGGACACCGAACGCGGGCTGGCCGGGTTGCTGGGTGACGCCGAGAAACGCGTGCTGCTGCGCGATCTGGCGTGGCGGCTGACGCTGGCCAACCGCGTCGAACTCGCCCGCGACGAGGCACTGCGGCACCTGACCGCGAAACTGCCCGCGATGCCGAACGTCACCGCGGACCCGGAGGCGCTGCTGGCGCACCTGCTCGAACGCAGCGGCGTGCTGCGGGAACCGGTGCCCGGCCGCGTCGATTTTGTGCACCGGACGTTCCAGGAATACCTCGCCGCGGACGAAGCCGTGCAGCAGCACCACATTCCGACCCTGGTGGCGCACGCGCACCTGGACACCTGGCGGGAGACCGTGGTGATGGCCTGCGGGCACGCCACCGCGCGGCAGGCGGGTGAGCTGGTCGACGGCCTGCTGGAGCGCGCCACCAGCGAACGCCGCCGCGCGCGCCGCCTGCGGCTGCTCGCCGCGGCCTGCCTGGAAACCGTGCGGGACATCGATCCCGCCACCCACGCCCGCGTCGACGCCGCGCTGCGGAAGCTGGTGCCGCCCCGCGACCTCCGCGAAACGGCGTCATTGGCGACGGTCGGCCACCGCGTGCTCAAGCACCTGCCCACGGACATCTCCGGCCTGTCGGATGCCAAGGCGGCGGCGACCGTGCGGGTAGCGGCGTTGACCGGCGACGCGGCGGCCCTGCGCCTGCTCGCCGGTTACGCCCAGGACTCGCGCAGCGTCGTGCAGAACGAACTGCAGGACGGTTGGCAGTTCTTCGAACCGGAGCAGTACGCGGACGAAGTGCTCGCCGACTCCCCGCTGCGCAACGGCTGGCTGATCGTCCGTTCGCTGAAGTGCCTGCCGTACGTCCGGCGGCTGCGGCACCTCACGCAGCTCTCGGTTTACACCGATCCTCCTGAGGATTTCGGCGACCTCGGCGAGCTGCCGCAGTTGGACGACCTGATGTTCTTCGGCGACCCGGACCGCCCGATCGACCTGCGCTGGCTTCGCGACTACCCGCAGCTGACGCGGCTGCGGGTGTACCGGGCGCACCACTTCACCGGCCTGGCCACGCTCGCCGAACTGCCCGCCCTGAAGCAACTCGGGCTCAGCCAGCAGCTGCCGTGGGCCGACCTGGACTTCCTGCGGCACACACCGCGGGTGTGGTGGCTGAGCCTGGACGACACCGGCACGCTCCCGGACCTCGATGCCCTGCATGGCCTGCCGGAACTGCGGCACCTCGTGCTCACCAGGTATTCCGGCGAGTGCCTTGCCGCCACCACGCCCCTGTCCGGGCTGACCGACCTGGCGTTGTTCGACCAGGAACCGGAACTGGCCGCGGTGCCCACCACGTTCCCGGCGCTGAACACGCTCAGCATCCGGCCGGTCGGCCGGGCCGACCTGTCCCCGCTGCGCGAGCTACCGCTGCGGTGGCTGTTCCTGCGGGAGCACGACGGCGTGGACGTCAGCGTGCTGCACCCGGACACCAGGGTGGAACTGCTCTAG
- a CDS encoding winged helix-turn-helix transcriptional regulator — MSQGNIDVSEQVSSGEACTVLEALQRVSGKWAIGILLEASNGPVRFTELERAVKGISRRMLTLTLRNLERDGLLVRTVYPTVPPKVEYTSTEMALELYGSLRGLTRWAERHRDTITAARARYDAANAADAR; from the coding sequence ATGTCTCAGGGGAACATCGATGTGTCCGAGCAGGTCAGCTCCGGAGAGGCGTGCACGGTGCTCGAAGCACTGCAGCGCGTCAGCGGCAAGTGGGCCATCGGCATCCTGCTGGAGGCGTCGAACGGGCCGGTGCGGTTCACCGAACTGGAGCGCGCGGTCAAGGGCATCAGCCGGCGCATGCTCACGCTGACCCTGCGCAACCTGGAGCGCGACGGCCTGCTCGTCCGGACCGTCTACCCGACCGTGCCGCCGAAGGTCGAGTACACCTCCACGGAAATGGCGCTGGAGCTGTACGGCTCGCTGCGCGGGCTGACCAGGTGGGCCGAGCGCCACCGCGACACGATCACCGCCGCGCGCGCCCGCTACGACGCGGCGAACGCCGCCGACGCCCGCTAA
- the rph gene encoding ribonuclease PH: protein MARKDGRTDDQLREVKITRGFQRWPAGSVLIEFGDTRVLCAASVTEGVPRWRAGSGLGWITAEYAMLPSATNTRSDRESIKGRVGGRTHEISRLIGRSLRACIDLAALGENTIMIDCDVIQADGGTRTAAITGAYVALADAVTWLGAAGRLADPQPLATAVAAVSVGVVDGRVRLDLPYEEDSRAEVDMNVVATDAGTLIEVQGTGEGATFQRSTLDTMLDFALAGCAQLVEKQNEALALPYPGELPEPKPDKKAKK from the coding sequence GTGGCTAGAAAAGACGGCAGGACCGATGACCAGCTCCGCGAAGTCAAGATCACCCGGGGCTTCCAGCGGTGGCCGGCCGGCTCGGTGCTCATCGAGTTCGGCGACACCAGGGTGTTGTGCGCGGCGAGCGTGACCGAGGGCGTGCCGAGGTGGCGGGCCGGTTCCGGGCTCGGCTGGATCACCGCCGAGTACGCGATGCTGCCCTCGGCCACCAACACGCGCAGTGACCGCGAGTCGATCAAGGGCCGCGTCGGCGGGCGCACGCACGAGATCAGCCGCCTGATCGGGCGCTCGCTGCGTGCCTGCATCGACCTGGCCGCGCTCGGCGAGAACACCATCATGATCGACTGCGACGTCATCCAGGCCGACGGCGGCACCCGGACCGCGGCCATCACCGGCGCCTACGTCGCGCTCGCCGACGCCGTCACCTGGCTCGGCGCCGCGGGCCGCCTGGCCGACCCGCAGCCGCTGGCCACCGCGGTCGCCGCGGTCAGCGTCGGCGTGGTCGACGGCCGCGTGCGCCTCGACCTGCCGTACGAGGAGGACTCGCGCGCCGAGGTGGACATGAACGTGGTGGCCACCGACGCGGGCACGCTGATCGAGGTGCAGGGCACCGGCGAGGGCGCCACCTTCCAGCGGTCCACTTTGGACACCATGCTGGACTTCGCGCTCGCTGGGTGCGCGCAGCTGGTGGAGAAGCAGAACGAGGCGCTGGCGCTGCCGTACCCCGGTGAGCTGCCGGAACCGAAGCCGGACAAGAAGGCCAAGAAGTGA
- a CDS encoding MBL fold metallo-hydrolase codes for MRLTILGCSGSIPGPNRAASGYLLEAEGFVLGIELGNGTLAQLQLTRDPFELDALLLSHLHPDHCADVSALTVLRRYHPELPYDRRPAKLPLYGPAGTAARLANAYAPNAAELAETDLSDVYDFRELTEGTTHIGPFELDVAQVDHPTPAFGLRIRHGGRALAYTGDTGPCAALAGLAADADVLLSEASWTDAADRPPGVHLSGKQAGELARESRARRLLLTHVAPWTDREAVLAEARLEFSAAELVEQGAVYDL; via the coding sequence GTGCGATTGACGATCCTCGGTTGCTCGGGCAGCATCCCCGGGCCGAACCGCGCCGCGTCCGGGTACCTGCTGGAAGCCGAGGGTTTTGTGCTCGGCATCGAACTGGGCAACGGCACGCTCGCACAGCTGCAGCTCACCCGCGATCCCTTCGAACTGGACGCGTTGCTGCTCTCGCACCTGCATCCCGACCACTGCGCGGACGTCAGCGCGCTGACCGTGCTCCGCCGCTACCACCCCGAGCTGCCGTACGACCGGCGCCCGGCGAAGCTGCCGCTCTACGGCCCGGCGGGCACCGCGGCCCGGCTGGCCAACGCGTACGCGCCCAACGCGGCCGAGCTGGCCGAGACCGACCTGTCCGATGTGTACGACTTCCGCGAGCTGACCGAGGGCACCACGCACATCGGCCCGTTCGAGCTGGACGTGGCGCAGGTCGACCACCCGACCCCGGCCTTCGGGCTGCGGATCCGGCACGGCGGGCGCGCGCTCGCCTACACCGGCGACACCGGCCCGTGCGCGGCGCTGGCCGGGCTCGCCGCGGACGCCGACGTGCTGCTCAGCGAGGCGTCCTGGACCGACGCGGCGGACCGGCCGCCGGGGGTGCACCTGTCCGGGAAGCAGGCGGGCGAGCTGGCACGCGAGTCCCGCGCGCGCAGGCTGCTGCTCACCCACGTCGCGCCGTGGACCGATCGTGAGGCCGTGCTCGCCGAGGCGCGGCTGGAGTTCAGCGCGGCCGAGCTGGTGGAGCAGGGCGCCGTCTACGACCTCTGA
- a CDS encoding rhomboid family intramembrane serine protease has product MSTLPAQPTGGTPATDPAKRVLPARPKAAALLALGFVALLYLVELVDVILPANLDNGGIQARTLAGLDGVIWAPALHDGWSHLFANTIPVLVFAFLAMASGIGRFLVVTGLIWVVGGLGVWLVGPGDAVTVGASGLAFGWLAFLLVRGLFNRSWPQLGVALALLAIWGGMIWGVLPTDPNVSWQGHLFGALSGVLAAWLVSRKRAVKPATAAPGNLDA; this is encoded by the coding sequence GTGAGCACACTTCCAGCGCAACCCACCGGTGGCACACCGGCCACCGACCCGGCCAAGCGCGTGCTGCCCGCCCGGCCGAAGGCCGCGGCGCTGCTCGCGCTGGGCTTCGTCGCCCTGCTCTACCTGGTCGAGCTGGTGGACGTGATCCTGCCGGCCAACCTGGACAACGGCGGCATCCAGGCCAGGACGCTCGCCGGGCTCGACGGCGTGATCTGGGCGCCCGCCCTGCACGACGGCTGGAGCCACCTGTTCGCCAACACCATTCCCGTGCTGGTCTTCGCCTTTCTCGCGATGGCGAGCGGGATCGGCCGGTTCCTGGTGGTCACCGGCCTCATCTGGGTGGTCGGCGGGCTCGGTGTGTGGCTGGTCGGCCCCGGTGACGCGGTCACCGTCGGCGCCTCCGGGCTGGCCTTCGGCTGGCTGGCCTTCCTGCTGGTGCGCGGGCTGTTCAACCGCAGCTGGCCGCAGCTGGGCGTGGCGCTGGCGCTGCTGGCGATCTGGGGCGGGATGATCTGGGGCGTGCTGCCGACCGATCCGAACGTGTCCTGGCAGGGGCACCTGTTCGGCGCGCTGTCCGGCGTGCTGGCGGCCTGGCTGGTCAGCCGGAAGCGCGCGGTCAAGCCCGCCACGGCGGCCCCCGGTAATCTCGACGCGTGA